The region CGCGAACGAGGAACGGCGCGAACGGCGGAGCGGGCGTCTGCTCGCCCGCTTGGCGAGCTTCGCGCGGTCCGGGCGGACGGCCGCCGGTGACCCTGGCGAGGACGTGGTGGCGGCCACCGCTCTGGAGGAGGTCCTCCACCGCATGAGCCCGGCTTTCTCGCCGCCCTGCGCGACCATCGGGTGAGCGTCACGCCGGCCAGCGCGCCGCGACCCGGTTCCCTTGAGAGGAGCGCGGGTCATGACCGAATCCGCTCCGAGACGCCCTTCGGTGCGCGGTTGGCGTCCGCGCCGCAGATCGAGGGGTGACTCAGGCGTGGGCCAACTTCTTCGACCCCGGCCACCCCGCCGGACGGCCCAGCTTTAAGAGCCGGTCCCGGTCCCGGCCGGCGGTGGATGTGCCGCAGGCCCGCGACCTGAACATCACGCGGCTGAGCCGGCGGTGGGGCGCGGTCAACCTGCCCAAGGTCGGGCGGGTGCGCTTCCGGTGGACCAGGGACCTGCCCGGCGTCACCAGGGGCGGCCCCGCCGGGCGGATCACCGGCGCGCGCCTGGTCAAGGACGCCTTCGGGTGGCAGATCGTGTTCCGGGCCGAACGCCAGGTGCCGGCCCCGGTCGCCCGCCCCGGCCCTGGGCTGGGGATCGATCGAGGGATCACCGTCGCCCTGGTGTTGTCGGACGGCACCACGCGTGACCATGGGGAATGGCTCACCAGCGGCGAGAAGGAACACCTTCGCCGCCTGGAGAAGACGTCCGCCCGCCGGCGCGCCGCCCGTCCCCCCGGGCAGCGGGCCTCGCGTCGGCTGGCCCGCACCTATGACCGGATCGCCCGGCTCCGCGCGACAGCCAAGCGCCGGGCCGTCGACTGGCAGCACCAGACCACCACCGAACTCGCGCGCACCTTCGGCGTGGTCGTGGTGGAAGACCTGACGATTACGAACATGGTCCGCACTGCCAAGGGCACGATCGAGCGGCCCGGCCGGAACGTGCGGCAGAAGGCGGGGCTGAACCGCGCCATCACCGGGCAGGCGTGGGGCCGCACGGTCACCTTGCTGGAGTACAAAACCCGTGATCGCGGCGGGCTGGTGGTGAAGGTCCCCGCCCCGGGCACGTCACAGACCTGCCACCGGTGCGGCCACCGCGACCCGGCGGCCCGGGACGGCACCCGGTTCTCGTGCGTGAATCCCGCGTGCGGGTGGGCCGGGCACGCCGACACCAACGCCGCGATCAACATACGCAACGCCGCAGGAACCGCGGTGTCAGGACGTGGAGACCTCGGGGCTGCCCGGTCCGCGAAGCGTCAACCCCCGCGCGCCGCTTGACCGCGACGCGACGGGAGAATCTCCGGCCTTCAGGCCGGGGAGGAGTTCAATGGTGCGGCAACCTCATCAACGCCGGGCCGCTCACCCGCACCCTGCACCGGTCCCTGATGTCCTGGACCGCCGAGTGCCCGGTCTGCGGCGTCGGCGGGCTCGATCCGCGGGCGGAGCGGTGCCCGCACGACGAGTCGTGGGTGGCCGAGGTCACGGTCGACGAGGTGGTGCAACAGGCCCAAGCCCTGCTGCGCGGCGAGTGAGGACCTCTCAGGGCGCCACCGCACCGCCCGGGGACAAGACGGCTGCAAGGTCCCTCCAAGACTCCCGTCCTAGGGTCGGCCGACATGAGCAAGAACCTCGTCATCGGCGGACTGCTGGCAGCCGTGTCGGCCATGGGTCCGCAGGCCGCTCCGGCCCAGGCCGCCACGCCCAGGATCGCGAACCAGGCCGCCACGAACCGGGCCGCCTCCGCACAGTCCACCTCGACCCAGGCCACCTCGACCCAGGCCACCTCGACCCAGGCCGCCACGGCACAGGCCGGGAGGACCCGGCCTGGCGCGGCACCGCTCATCCACTGGGGGCCGGTGCGGTCGCGGGCCGGGCACCGCGGCTACGCCAAGGCCGACGTCTGGATCACCCGGTTCACCGCGGAGACCTTCGTCGTCTCCGGCAGCCTCTACGATCGCGACGCGCACGGCGGCCACTGCGCCTACATCAGGGCGCGCTTCCACTACATCGGCGGCGGCACCGGCTGGGCCCTGCCGCGTACGACCTGCGCGTCCCGGAACCCGTTCCGGCTGTCGTCGGACGGCCGGATCAGGCGGGTGGACGTCAAGGTCTGCGTCGTGGACAAGGCCCGCCGCGCGACGCTGAACTGCCACAGCGACGCCATCACCCCCGGCATCATCGCCGGCTGGCCGCAGTGACGGCGTACTCCCCGCGCGGTAGCGGCCCGCGCCGCTGATGCGGCGGCGGTAGTCGCAAGCGCCTTCCGGCGTGCGACGACGCGGGCGGCCCCCGGCGGCGACGATCGGAGCGCCGCCGGGAGAGTACGCGGGCGGGCGGAAGAGCTGCCCTCATACTCCCCGAGCGGTAGCCGACGTGTCTCTCCCAGAGGGACGACGCGCCGGTTCGAAGTGGGACACGATCCCGGTGATCCCCACAATCCGCTCATCGAAGGGAGCACCGCCGTGCGCAAGGTCTACGCCGTATTCGCGGGACTACTACTCGCCGCCGCCATCGTGCAGATGTACCTGGCGGCTGTCGGCGCGTTCGACAAACCCCAGGACGACTCCTCGTTCGCCGCGCACAGCATGAACGGCATGCTGGTCATTCCGGTGCTGTCGCTGGTGGCCACCGCCGCCGCGGCGGCGGCCCGGGCGCCGGGGCGGCTGATCGGCCTGACCGCCCTGCCGGTGGGGCTGGTCGTCGTACAGTCGCTGATCGTCGCGCTCGGTGGCGTGTTCGAGGACGCGGCGGGCAACACCACCCCGCTCTCCCTGGCGATCCTCGGGCTGCACGCCCTCAACGGCATGGCGGTCATGGGCGTCTGCGGCACGGTGTTCGGCCGGGCGCGGCGGCTCGCGTGGACCGCCCCCGCCTCGGCGGAAGACGCCGTGGATGGCCGCGTGGACGGCCCGGCGGTGCGCGCGTCGTGACCACCGACCGGCTGATGGCGCTCGACCTGCTCGTCTCGGTCCTGGCCGCGGCGGCGTGGGCGGGCGCGGGGGCGGCGGCCGCCGCCCGGCGCCCGAGGACGGCCGCGGCCCTGATGGCGGGGGCCATGGTCGCGTCACCGGCCCGGGCGTGGTCGGTTCTCGCGCTGGCCGGGGCCGGTTGGTGGTTCGTCCAGGAAAAGGTCACAATCGCCCTGCCGCTCCTCCTGACGGCGAGCGTCGTCGCCGCCGTGACGGCCGGGCCGCGGCTGCTGGCCGCGTCCCGCGCGACCTCGGCGGCCGGCCGGGACGCCGTGAGGTCGCCCGCGGTCGTGGTCCCCCTGCTCGGGGCCGGGTACGCGGCGGCGGCCGGCCCCGTGCAGACCTTCCTGCTCGGGTATCCGGCGGAGCCGGGCTCCGCGCTCATCCTCCTGGCCGTCGTCGCGGGGGCCGTACTGGTGACGTGGCGGGCGATGGTCCCGCGGGTGCCCCTGCTGCGCGCGGCGACGGCGGCGACGGTCGCCGCCGCCCTGGCCGGCGGGGTCCTCACATTCCTACCCGCCACCACCGCCGGAGCCACGACACCGGGAGCCGCCCTGGGAGTTACCACCCCCGAAGCCACCACCTCCGGAGCCGCCTCTCCGGGAGGCGGCGTCCTGGGAGACGGCGCCTCGGCTACCACCCCAGCCGCTGACGCTGCTGCCGAGGGCGGTCACGACATGCCGGGGCATGCCGCGTCCGCCCAGACGTCGACCCAGGCGTCCACACCCGGCCGCCCGGTCACGGATCTGCGCGGCCCGGCGGAGCCCGCGCCCGGCGGAACCGTACGCCGGTTCACGCTGACAGCGCGCACGGCGACCGTCACGCTGTCGTCCGGACGGAAAGTGGCCGCCTGGACCTTCGACGGACAGGTTCCCGGCCCGCCGATCACCGCCACACAGGGCGACCTCGTCGAGGTGCGACTGCGCAACGCGGACATCACGGAGGGCGTCACCCTGCACTGGCACGGCTACGACGTGCCTTCGGGCGAGGACGGCGTGCCGGGGCTCACGCAGGAGGCCGTGCCGCCGGGCGGCGAGTTCCTCTACCGGTTCCTGGCCGCCCAGACGGGGACCTACTGGTACCACACGCACGAGGTGTCCGACATCGGCGTACGGATGGGTCTCTACGGCATGCTCGTCGTGGCGCCGAAGGGGTCCGCGGCCACCGGCGTGGATCTCACGCTTCCCGTGCACACCTTCGCGGGCACGACCGTGGCGGGCGACCACGACCAGCCCATCCTCCGGGTGGTGGCGCCGGGCACACCGGTGCGGCTGCGCCTGGTCAACACCGACAACACCCCGCACCGGTTCACCCTGGCGGGCACGGTCTACCGGCTGGCGGCGGTGGACGGCGCGGACCTGAGCGGGCCGGGCCCGCTGAGCCGGGCCGGGCTGAGGCTCCCGGCGGGCGGCAGGTACGACCTCGCCTTCACCATGCCGTCCGGCCCGGTGGTCCTGCGGGCGGACGACCGCACCGAGGCCGTACGCCTCACGGCTGCGGCGAACGGCGCCGACACCACGGACGCCGAGGACGCCGCGGCGGCGGCCGGGTGGCCGGAGCTCGACCTCACCCGGTACGGCACGCCGGCGCCCACGCCGTACACGTCGCGGTCCCACTTCGACCGGCGGTTCACGCTCGTGCTCGACCGGGGGCTCGCGCTCGGGGACGGACTGCCGATCTACGCGCACACGATCAACGGCCGCGCCTACCCGCACGTGCCCACCCAGGTGGTCGCGGAGGGCGATCTCGTCCGCCTCACCGTGGTCAACC is a window of Microbispora sp. NBC_01189 DNA encoding:
- a CDS encoding transposase; the protein is MTQAWANFFDPGHPAGRPSFKSRSRSRPAVDVPQARDLNITRLSRRWGAVNLPKVGRVRFRWTRDLPGVTRGGPAGRITGARLVKDAFGWQIVFRAERQVPAPVARPGPGLGIDRGITVALVLSDGTTRDHGEWLTSGEKEHLRRLEKTSARRRAARPPGQRASRRLARTYDRIARLRATAKRRAVDWQHQTTTELARTFGVVVVEDLTITNMVRTAKGTIERPGRNVRQKAGLNRAITGQAWGRTVTLLEYKTRDRGGLVVKVPAPGTSQTCHRCGHRDPAARDGTRFSCVNPACGWAGHADTNAAINIRNAAGTAVSGRGDLGAARSAKRQPPRAA
- a CDS encoding DUF6220 domain-containing protein, encoding MRKVYAVFAGLLLAAAIVQMYLAAVGAFDKPQDDSSFAAHSMNGMLVIPVLSLVATAAAAAARAPGRLIGLTALPVGLVVVQSLIVALGGVFEDAAGNTTPLSLAILGLHALNGMAVMGVCGTVFGRARRLAWTAPASAEDAVDGRVDGPAVRAS
- a CDS encoding multicopper oxidase family protein, which codes for MTTDRLMALDLLVSVLAAAAWAGAGAAAAARRPRTAAALMAGAMVASPARAWSVLALAGAGWWFVQEKVTIALPLLLTASVVAAVTAGPRLLAASRATSAAGRDAVRSPAVVVPLLGAGYAAAAGPVQTFLLGYPAEPGSALILLAVVAGAVLVTWRAMVPRVPLLRAATAATVAAALAGGVLTFLPATTAGATTPGAALGVTTPEATTSGAASPGGGVLGDGASATTPAADAAAEGGHDMPGHAASAQTSTQASTPGRPVTDLRGPAEPAPGGTVRRFTLTARTATVTLSSGRKVAAWTFDGQVPGPPITATQGDLVEVRLRNADITEGVTLHWHGYDVPSGEDGVPGLTQEAVPPGGEFLYRFLAAQTGTYWYHTHEVSDIGVRMGLYGMLVVAPKGSAATGVDLTLPVHTFAGTTVAGDHDQPILRVVAPGTPVRLRLVNTDNTPHRFTLAGTVYRLAAVDGADLSGPGPLSRAGLRLPAGGRYDLAFTMPSGPVVLRADDRTEAVRLTAAANGADTTDAEDAAAAAGWPELDLTRYGTPAPTPYTSRSHFDRRFTLVLDRGLALGDGLPIYAHTINGRAYPHVPTQVVAEGDLVRLTVVNRGRDTHPWHLHGHRVLVLARDGRSPTGSPLWLDTFDVRPGEVWEVAFRAGNPGLWMNHCHNLSHADLGMMLHLAYEGVTTPFHGGHGG